In Oryza brachyantha chromosome 1, ObraRS2, whole genome shotgun sequence, the following are encoded in one genomic region:
- the LOC102705861 gene encoding polyphenol oxidase, chloroplastic-like — translation MANNQRRVSPLCVLLICALASATVVVYTVFPASLSPCAYSLSRTLLAVTGLDSYAAFCTDEATTPELLSDGGGRAETLGGGPIVTELLQCGRPKLPAKAIPPYQCCPPVSASEPVKFTLPDASEPLRTRRPAHAAGADHMAKYERAVALMKALPRSDPRSFYQQANVHCAYCTGAYRQVGHPELAVQIHFSWFFFPFHRAYLYFFERIAGKLLGDPGFALPFWSWDVPEGMRMPLAFANVSSPLYDPLRNPRHAPPKLVDLDFSKLGEKNLTDEQQIQHNLRIMYKQMISNAPLASLFYGQPFRAGQADKPGAGTVEIYPHNTMHTWTGDISLHNVENMGVYYSAGRDPIFYPYHSNIDRLWEIWRDTTTVSGRHGHAATVFTDPDWLDSSFLFYDEEARLVRITVRDVLDIDRLRYAYDDDGAGTPWLDARPPPTPDVNRERRGELPESVRFPVLLNATVTTPVRRPSVLRRVTENVDLEEVLVVDGIVTDGTSTVKFDVFVNAREHEKVELGGREMAGSFVCLKHHMNDGENGEGVETTMRLALSEILKDLGAEEDESVAVTLVPRYGNVRIGGLRIEYIVGE, via the exons ATGGCCAACAACCAGCGACGCGTTTCTCCGCTTTGCGTGCTCCTCATCTGCGCCCTCGCCTCCGCAACCGTCGTCGTCTACACCGTCTTTCCGGCCTCGCTGAGCCCATGCGCCTACTCTCTGTCAAGGACGCTGCTCGCAGTCACTGGCCTCGACTCGTACGCCGCCTTCTGCACCGACGAAGCCACCACGCCGGAATTGCTGTCCGACGGCGGAGGCCGCGCCGAAACTCTCGGCGGCGGGCCTATTGTCACCGAGCTCCTGCAGTGCGGCAGGCCGAAGCTCCCGGCGAAGGCGATCCCTCCCTACCAATGCTGCCCGCCGGTGTCCGCGTCCGAACCAGTGAAGTTCACGCTCCCGGACGCGAGCGAGCCGCtccggacgcggcggccggcgcacgcggcgggcGCCGACCACATGGCCAAGTACGAGCGCGCGGTCGCGCTGATGAAGGCGCTGCCGCGGAGCGACCCGCGTAGCTTCTACCAGCAGGCCAACGTCCACTGCGCCTACTGCACCGGCGCGTACCGGCAGGTCGGCCACCCGGAGCTGGCCGTCCAGATACACTTCTCCTGGTTCTTCTTCCCATTCCACCGCGCCTACCTCTACTTCTTCGAGCGCATCGCCGGGAAGCTGCTCGGAGATCCCGGGTTCGCGTTGCCGTTCTGGAGCTGGGACGTGCCGGAGGGGATGCGGATGCCGCTGGCGTTCGCCAacgtgtcgtcgccgctctaCGATCCATTGCGGAACCCGAGGCACGCGCCGCCTAAGCTTGTGGACCTCGACTTCAGCAAGCTAGGGGAGAAGAACTTGACCGACGAGCAGCAGATACAGCACAACCTCAGGATCATGTACAAGCAG atgatAAGCAATGCTCCATTAGCCTCCTTGTTCTATGGCCAGCCATTCCGTGCTGGTCAGGCGGACAAGCCAGGGGCCGGAACAGTGGAGATCTACCCGCACAACACGATGCATACATGGACCGGCGACATATCCCTGCACAACGTGGAGAACATGGGCGTCTACTACTCCGCGGGCCGTGACCCGATCTTCTACCCGTATCACAGCAACATCGACCGCCTCTGGGAGATCTGGCGCGACACCACCACTGTGAGCGGCAGGCATGGCCACGCTGCCACCGTCTTCACGGACCCTGACTGGCTCGACTCTTCCTTTCTCTTCTACGACGAGGAGGCCCGCCTCGTGCGCATCACCGTCCGTGATGTGCTCGACATCGACCGGCTTCGTTATGcgtacgacgacgacggagctGGCACGCCATGGCTCGACGCACGGCCTCCCCCTACCCCTGATGTGAATCGCGAAAGGAGAGGTGAGCTGCCGGAGTCCGTCAGGTTTCCGGTGCTCCTGAATGCGACGGTAACAACGCCAGTAAGACGCCCATCGGTGCTGCGAAGGGTGACGGAGAATGTAGATCTGGAGGAGGTTCTGGTGGTGGACGGCATCGTGACCGATGGCACGAGCACCGTCAAGTTCGACGTGTTCGTCAATGCTAGGGAGCATGAGAAGGTTGAGCTAGGCGGGCGGGAGATGGCCGGTAGCTTTGTGTGCCTGAAGCACCACATGAACGATGGTGAAAATGGAGAGGGGGTTGAGACCACAATGAGGCTGGCACTAAGCGAGATCTTGAAGGATCTTGGTGCCGAGGAAGACGAGAGTGTTGCTGTGACGTTGGTTCCAAGGTATGGAAATGTTAGAATTGGAGGCCTGAGAATTGAATACATCGTGGGGGAGTAA